ATCTTCGAAAAGTCGAGGATATCGTTGATGATCGTCAGCAGCGCGTTACCCGATTTGACGATGATGTCGACGAAAGTTTTCTGGCGCGTATCGAGGTTGGTCTTGGCAAGCAGTTCCGCCATGCCGAGCACGCCGTTCATCGGCGTGCGGATCTCATGGCTCATATTGGCGAGGAATTCGGATTTGGCGCGGTCGGCGGCTTCGGCGCGCGACAGCAGCTGGCGCAGTTCCTCTTCGCGGCTCTTCAGTTCGGTGACGTCGGTGAAGAGCGCCACCCAGTGCTGACCCTTGCTGACCGTCGCATCCATGTTCACCCAGCGCTCGCCGCAGACATGGAAGACGGTGGAAATCGGCAGCCTGGCCGCGATATTGTCGCGCCAGCCCTGCAGGATTTCCGCCGCCGCATCATGGAAATCACCACGCGCCGCGCAAAATTCGAACATGCCAATCCAGCCCTCGCCAGGCTCGAGATAGGTGGCGGGAATCTGCAGGATGTCAGAAAGCGCCTCGTTGGACATCTTGATGATGCCGTCCTGAACGATGGCCAGGCCCTGCGGCATGGCATGGGTCGCGTCGCGCATCATCTCGCCGAGATGCTCCAGCGCGGCGCGGGCCTCGTGGACTTCATTTTCCCGCTCACGCACGGCCGTAATGTCGGCGTAGGTGAGCAGGATCCGGTCGTTGGAGATACGGCGGCTATCGAAGATGACGGATTTGCCACCCGCCCAGCCGAGCTCGATCGGCTCGGGCTCCTCGGTTTCGAACAGGTGCTTGCGGAAAGCGTAGATTTCCTCGGGCGTCTGCGTGCCGCCGTAGCGACCGAGCTCATAATTGCGGCGGATGACGTCGATGAAGGGCCGGCCGTCGAAGGGATCGTCGAGCGGCAACTCCCAGATGCTGTAGAACTCGTCGTTGACGGAGAGGATCCGGTGGTCGTTATCGAGGATCAGCACGCCGATCGGAAGCGAGCGTAGGATATTCTCGATATCCCGGTGCAGCACCTCTTTGTGTTTCTGCGCCTCGATCAGCGCCTTCTCTCGCTCCTTGAGTGGCGAGATGTCCGAAAAGGAGCCGACGACATAGGCTCGCCCGTCCGCTGTCACGACGCGGTTGACGCGCGAGAGGACGGAATAGATATGGCCGTCCTTGCTCGGCAGCAGGCTTTCGATCTCCTTCGACTGGCCTCCCTGCAACGCCAGCAGGTTTTCCTGGTAGATCGCCTCGCCCCCGTCCTGACCGAACATTTCGTGTTCGGTCATCCCAAGGACCCGAGAACGACTATGGCCGCTGAAGGTCTCGTAATATTGATTGGCGTAGACGAGGCGATGCTTCTCGTCGCGCACGAAGGCTGCGACCGGTAGATCCTCCAGGATGGTCCGCAGCAGGTCGAGCTCATTGACGCTCTCGTGCCAGGCCGCGTCGCTGACAGCCGCAGGCTTTGCGTCGTTGCGATAGGCGGCGTTGACGACCAGCGGCCGGCCATCTTCGGCAAAGATGCCGATCGGATGGTCGAGCTGTTCCAGCGCCTCGCGTACGCGAGCGAAATCGGCGGCGACACCGGCGTCGCTAGTCATCCGAGGGTCGCCAGCGATCCCAGCGTCGCCAATCGCCCGACGCGGCGGCTCGCGCACTTCGAAGATACCGAGCACATAGGCCCGCTCCGGCGACGGTGAGAAGCTTTCGATCTGGATGCGTTCATGACTGAGGCCCGCCGCATCGAAGCAGATGGCGTTTTCCTCGGTGCCGAACACCAGTGCGCGGCGTTCCTTGTCCTCGCGCTCCTCTTCCTCGGGACGGTCGAGAAGCTCGCGGCTGCGCCTGCCGATGAAATCGGAGATCTCGCGGCCTAGAAAGCGGGCATAGGCCTCGTTGACGGCGATATAACGCAGCTCGCTGTTCTTGACATAGGCCGGGGTATCCAGATCAGCGATCCGGCGGCAAGCCAACTCCAGAAGTTCCCCGGCTGATTTCAAAAAATCGCTCCCGCAATGAATGAAATATCGACTACAAAAACTATAACGCCAAGGCTTTTAACAAGGTTTTAACC
The Rhizobium leguminosarum DNA segment above includes these coding regions:
- a CDS encoding PAS domain-containing hybrid sensor histidine kinase/response regulator; translated protein: MKSAGELLELACRRIADLDTPAYVKNSELRYIAVNEAYARFLGREISDFIGRRSRELLDRPEEEEREDKERRALVFGTEENAICFDAAGLSHERIQIESFSPSPERAYVLGIFEVREPPRRAIGDAGIAGDPRMTSDAGVAADFARVREALEQLDHPIGIFAEDGRPLVVNAAYRNDAKPAAVSDAAWHESVNELDLLRTILEDLPVAAFVRDEKHRLVYANQYYETFSGHSRSRVLGMTEHEMFGQDGGEAIYQENLLALQGGQSKEIESLLPSKDGHIYSVLSRVNRVVTADGRAYVVGSFSDISPLKEREKALIEAQKHKEVLHRDIENILRSLPIGVLILDNDHRILSVNDEFYSIWELPLDDPFDGRPFIDVIRRNYELGRYGGTQTPEEIYAFRKHLFETEEPEPIELGWAGGKSVIFDSRRISNDRILLTYADITAVRERENEVHEARAALEHLGEMMRDATHAMPQGLAIVQDGIIKMSNEALSDILQIPATYLEPGEGWIGMFEFCAARGDFHDAAAEILQGWRDNIAARLPISTVFHVCGERWVNMDATVSKGQHWVALFTDVTELKSREEELRQLLSRAEAADRAKSEFLANMSHEIRTPMNGVLGMAELLAKTNLDTRQKTFVDIIVKSGNALLTIINDILDFSKIDAGQMKLRKAAFDITEAVEDVATLLSSHAAEKNIELLVRAAPDLPAAVIGDAGRFRQIVTNLVGNAVKFTERGHVFVDVGFQPAAGGEIMACIRIEDTGIGIPPEKLESVFDKFSQVDASSTRRHEGTGLGLAITAGLVDLFGGYLNVESEWGKGSVFTINLPFAVAAARLEPKPLPINVQGARILVVDDNEVNRRILTEQLSLWGFDGVAAEGGGTGLAILEAAAGLGVTVDAVVLDYHMPDMNGADVARRLRADPRFVELPIIFLTSMDISGTEKEFAALNGHAHLMKPARANVLRNTVVEVVRASRVKQASEAEIARLQTEVAAPAPAPQKRAAEFFDVLVAEDNEVNQIVFTQILQGTGLSFLVVDNGEEAVAAWERHAPRIIMMDVSMPVMNGHQATRAIREREKGQGHRVPIIGVTAHALESDRELCLDAGMDDYMSKPISPELLEEKIRQWLGTSEQQPGRTSY